In a genomic window of Rhododendron vialii isolate Sample 1 chromosome 12a, ASM3025357v1:
- the LOC131309597 gene encoding PKS-NRPS hybrid synthetase cheA-like: MEGSSPSIDPFFDPLVGFDFEIESNFIDNHIMAEEKNDIVMDTVSWKPREEFFKGFVDVSGSNRMNRIKHSSVVGYRILNMFSTCSYRNLMYLLKCYVILACQTFGSWLPNFGDASTHGSHIGPVTIAPECTTENVSAHGSHIGPMALYDLTREFTTENVFASEDMLRDWITSTGKENGFVIIIKSAERMTKNRRPRMRFACERGGKFRPFINKAKDKGGNVKENGNGKEAKAKKIARVTGTKKCECPFQLRCVKGLEGWTVTVYNGNHNHPPAKQLEGHAYPARLSLEQSNMLVDMCVSSLSTPREILSLIKGKDEFNVSSIKTIYNARYKHGFKDRAERSQMQYLLAKLQEYGYIEFNRKDDNDCVKDLFWSHPTSGDMLRAFPRVLLMDCTYKTNRYRFPLLQIVGITSTEKTFSAAFAFIDGEKEENYTWVLEKLKSIMDPAALPGVIVTDRELALVNAITRVFPTASHLLCRWHIGQNVYAKCRKMFDETTWALFKHAWDSLVYSPTISLYEQTLCTMKREFVLYPDALLYVETNWLGPYRQKFVSAWTNNVESEHAKLKSHIANCQANFSAAWAKMQDLVKLQITDIKGSFEKSLNCWQHQFRIPIFDHLRGATSQTAMGLMLPEIKKIDDMVVEDKVDCGCPIRRIHGLPCAHEIAPFKNRGEPIPLSLINDHWKMLSFEKHKDDGTILKLMNADWNIFMAKMVGQNPMTHMHWMKSLKPILNPSIISLSSPQQKVQTRGRKSGSVNKSMRRNPSEFEYVEASLETPKSVKEKTPKAKAVVKKRPKANAMADVETPDKTTKKKSINAVDDNSPRERPL, from the exons ATGGAAGGTTCAAGTCCTTCCATTGATCCATTTTTTGACCCACTTGtaggatttgattttgaaattgaatcaaattttaTTGACAACCATATCATGGCAGAGGAGAAGAATGATATTGTGATGGACACTGTATCTTGGAAGCCGCGTGAGGAG TTTTTCAAGGGTTTCGTCGATGTTTCTGGTTCGAACAGAATGAACAGAATAAA ACATAGTTCGGTAGTTGGTTACCGAATTTTGAACATGttttcgacgtgtagttaccgaaatcttat GTACTTACTGAAATGTTATGTAATTTTGGCATGCCAAACGTTcggcagttggttaccgaatttt GGTGACGCTTCAACGCACGGCAGCCATATAGGTCCAGTGACCATAGCACCGGAGTGTACGACGGAGAATGTGAGTGCGCACGGCAGCCACATAGGTCCAATGGCCCTATATGATTTGACACGAGAGTTTACAACGGAGAAT GTTTTTGCATCTGAAGATATGTTGAGAGATTGGATAACATCTACCGGTAAGGAAAATGGGTTTGTAATTATCATAAAGTCGGCAGAGAGAATGACAAAGAACCGAAGGCCAAGGATGCGGTTTGCATGCGAACGGGGTGGAAAGTTTAGACCGTTTATCAACAAGGCAAAGGACAAAGGAGGTAATGTGAAGGAGAATGGCAATGGCAAAGAAGCGAAGGCAAAGAAGATAGCACGCGTCACAGGAACTAAGAAATGCGAATGCCCATTTCAACTGAGATGTGTTAAGGGGTTGGAAGGTTGGACTGTCACTGTCTACAACGGCAATCACAATCATCCTCCTGCGAAACAGCTTGAGGGGCACGCTTATCCCGCGAGGTTATCTTTGGAGCAGTCGAATATGTTGGTGGATATGTGTGTTTCGTCATTGTCTACACCGCGAGAGATCCTAAGTCTAATAAAGGGCAAAGATGAATTCAATGTAAGTTCAATTAAAACCATCTACAACGCACGCTACAAGCATGGGTTTAAGGACCGAGCGGAAAGATCTCAAATGCAATATTTATTGGCTAAGTTACAAGAATATGGGTACATCGAGTTTAATCGGAAAGATGACAATGACTGTGTGAAGGACTTATTTTGGTCACATCCTACTTCTGGTGACATGTTGCGTGCTTTCCCTCGGGTTTTGTTGATGGATTGCACATACAAGACCAACAGATACAGGTTTCCTTTGCTCCAGATTGTTGGCATTACATCCACCGAGAAGACTTTTTCGGCTGCCTTTGCATTCATTGATGGGgagaaagaggaaaactatACGTGGGTGTTGGAGAAATTGAAGAGTATAATGGATCCTGCTGCACTTCCCGGTGTTATTGTGACAGACAGGGAGTTAGCTCTAGTGAATGCCATTACAAGAGTGTTCCCAACGGCCAGCCATCTTCTTTGTCGATGGCATATTGGGCAAAATGTATATGCCAAATGTAGAAAGATGTTTGATGAGACGACTTGGGCTCTGTTTAAGCATGCTTGGGATTCACTGGTGTACTCACCGACTATATCTTTATACGAGCAAACACTTTGTACAATGAAGCGGGAGTTTGTGCTATATCCAGATGCGCTTCTGTACGTTGAGACAAATTGGTTGGGACCGTATAGGCAGAAATTTGTATCAGCTTGGACGAACAAT GTTGAGTCTGAACATGCGAAGCTGAAATCCCACATTGCGAATTGCCAAGCCAACTTCTCGGCGGCCTGGGCTAAAATGCAAGACTTGGTTAAATTACAAATCACGGATATAAAGGGTAGCTTTGAGAAAAGTTTGAATTGTTGGCAGCACCAGTTTAGAATTCCTATCTTTGACCATTTAAGGGGAGCTACTTCACAGACTGCCATGGGTTTGATGTTGCCGGAGATTAAGAAAATTGATGACATGGTCGTGGAGGACAAGGTTGACTGTGGCTGTCCTATTCGCCGAATCCATGGTTTACCTTGTGCTCACGAGATTGCTCCATTCAAGAATCGGGGTGAACCCATACCGTTGTCATTGATTAATGATCATTGGAAGATGCTTTCGTTTGAGAAACATAAAGATGATGGGACAATTTTGAAACTAATGAATGCCGATTGGAATATCTTTATGGCCAAAATGGTTGGCCAAAATCCTATGACCCATATGCATTGGATGAAGAGTTTAAAACCCATTTTGAATCCATCAATCATATCCCTGTCTTCACCCCAACAGAAGGTCCAGACCCGCGGTCGAAAGTCCGGTTCGGTCAATAAGTCAATGCGTAGGAACCCGTCTGAGTTTGAGTATGTTGAGGCATCCTTGGAAACTCCTAAGTCGGTCAAGGAAAAAACCCCCAAGGCTAAGGCAGTTGTGAAAAAAAGGCCCAAGGCGAATGCCATGGCGGATGTGGAAACTCCCGACaagaccacaaaaaaaaaaagcatcaatGCGGTGGATGATAATAGCCCCAGGGAAAGGCCATTGTGA
- the LOC131311383 gene encoding uncharacterized protein LOC131311383, with protein MASLQHTSVNTTVLCKKGAISVVGVSALPSSLPRVRTIVGFAGERVLSKRLYSEEITVFPKKGSYSMIPKKVTFPIPRCSNPPNSSGSEVESSDGAKTPFGYSRKDVLLIGLGVTLAGIGLKSGLEFLGVDPLQAGNVVQLVLVLGLTVGWISTYIFRVSNKEMTYAQQLRDYENKVMEKRLEGLSEAELEGLLEQVEEEKRSLASSGEQVN; from the exons ATGGCTTCTTTGCAACACACAAGTGTCAATACCACAGTTTTATGCAAAAAAGGGGCGATTTCCGTAGTGGGTGTTTCGGCTCTTCCGTCGTCACTGCCAAGGGTCAGAACCATTGTGGGTTTCGCGGGAG AAAGAGTGCTCTCAAAAAGATTATATTCCGAGGAAATTACTGTTTTTCCAAAGAAAGGATCCTATAGCATGATACCAAAGAAAGTGACATTTCCAATCCCAAGATGCAGTAATCCACCGAACTCTAGTGGCAGTGAAGTTGAATCCTCTGATGGGGCCAAG ACGCCATTTGGATACTCAAGGAAGGATGTTTTGTTGATTGGACTTGGAGTTACTCTAGCTGGCATTGGCCTGAAAAGTGGACTGGAG TTTTTGGGAGTTGATCCCTTACAAGCTGGGAACGTTGTTCAGTTGGTGTTAGTCTTGGGCCTAACAGTTGGGTGGATTTCCACATACATCTTTAGAGTCTCAAACAAGGAAATGACATATGCTCAACAATTACGTGACTACGAAAACAAAGTCATGGAG AAGCGATTGGAAGGCTTAAGCGAAGCAGAGTTAGAAGGATTGCTCGAGCAGGTagaggaagagaagagaagcCTGGCTAGTAGTGGTGAGCAGGTCAACTAA
- the LOC131310969 gene encoding uncharacterized protein LOC131310969 encodes MGNAAASCAPSIICSSTGAVKVLFSDGTLEIYTRPVMAGELMLQNPGHFVCDSSHLKVGHRIPGLLAEEELDLQPDRCRHGQQRGLYYLLPMEMLYSVLTNEELNSLNDKACKALKQQGTGGINGYLSFPKIFPAAFGEFCLFPNDHSETKTTLYSESVAVAATDSSHSRQRSWTPALETILETPPRRLIG; translated from the coding sequence atggGTAATGCAGCAGCATCATGTGCACCATCAATAATCTGCAGTAGTACCGGAGCAGTCAAGGTCTTGTTCAGCGACGGAACGCTAGAAATCTACACGAGGCCAGTCATGGCAGGAGAGCTAATGCTGCAAAACCCGGGACACTTCGTGTGCGACTCGAGCCATCTCAAGGTAGGGCACCGGATACCGGGGCTCTTGGCCGAGGAGGAGCTCGACCTGCAGCCGGACCGCTGCCGCCACGGCCAACAACGAGGACTCTACTATCTCCTTCCGATGGAGATGCTGTATTCGGTGCTGACGAACGAGGAACTCAATTCTCTCAACGACAAGGCCTGCAAGGCGTTGAAGCAACAGGGCACGGGAGGGATTAATGGGTACTTGAGTTTCCCGAAGATATTCCCCGCGGCATTTGGCGAGTTTTGTCTGTTTCCGAACGATCATTCGGAAACCAAGACGACGTTGTACTCGGAATCTGTGGCGGTGGCCGCCACAGATTCGAGCCATTCGAGGCAGAGGTCGTGGACGCCGGCGTTGGAGACCATCCTCGAGACTCCGCCGCGGAGGCTAATTGGATGA
- the LOC131310877 gene encoding uncharacterized protein At3g17950, with translation MLDPANALVPPPCSPTNSSSSSSSDLDTESTGSFFHDRSTTLGTLMGVNFPAIAFRVPSQRGESAAAAAVGNDGGGGGGGRRRGNRALVSVAERRRRRWWSLCRDDDESRPSSLGEFLEVERRFGDVALFGAELEGGGGGRTREGGMLFADGRVLPPRQAAEEEATGSSGGALCRFPVSLTGICSGGAG, from the exons atgCTAGATCCGGCAAATGCCTTGGTTCCACCCCCATGCTCTCCGACgaactcctcctcctcttcctcctccgaTCTCGACACcgag TCAACAGGTTCGTTTTTCCATGACCGGAGCACGACGCTGGGGACGCTAATGGGCGTCAACTTCCCCGCGATCGCCTTCAGGGTCCCCTCGCAGCGCGGAGAATCCGCTGCCGCCGCCGCGGTGGGGAacgacggcggcggcggaggagggGGGCGGAGGAGAGGCAACAGGGCGTTGGTGTCGGTGGCggagcggcggcggcggaggtggTGGAGCCTGTGCAGGGACGACGACGAGTCGCGGCCGTCGTCGCTGGGGGAATTCCTGGAGGTCGAGCGGAGGTTCGGCGACGTGGCGCTGTTCGGTGCGGAACTCgaaggcggcggcggcggtcgGACGCGGGAGGGCGGGATGTTGTTCGCCGACGGGAGGGTGCTGCCGCCGCGGCAGGCCGCGGAGGAGGAGGCGACGGGTTCGAGCGGCGGAGCTCTTTGTAGGTTTCCCGTGTCGCTTACCGGGATCTGCAGCGGTGGTGCGGGATAG
- the LOC131310876 gene encoding uncharacterized protein LOC131310876 translates to MSVEIKLSRSNRIYRPTEPLEGTIVTKSPSSFSHSAIRLNVNGSVTLQIRGGSAGVIESVYGVLKPISIVNKSVEVKSSGRIGSGTTEIPFSVILKNPGDGNLESFYETFHGADISIQYLATVEILRGYLHKSLSATVEFIIETEKANLPDQAISPEMVLFYITQDTQRHPLLPELKSGGFRVTGKICTQCSLSDPISGELTVEASAVPILSIDIHLLRVESTLLGERIITETSLIQTTQIADGDVCRQMTLPIYVIVPRLLTCPTIYAGPFSIEFKVSIVITFASELSKLHPKSDPRTPRQWLAMESVPLELVRTK, encoded by the exons ATGTCCGTTGAGATCAAGCTCTCCCGTTCGAACCGCATATATCGTCCCAct GAGCCACTTGAAGGCACAATCGTCACCAAATCTCCATCTTCCTTCTCCCACTCCGCAATTCGTCTCAATGTGAACGGATCAGTCACCTTGCAG ATCCGAGGCGGATCAGCTGGAGTGATCGAGTCTGTATACGGTGTTTTGAAACCTATCTCGATTGT GAATAAGAGTGTTGAGGTCAAATCTTCTGGAAGGATAGGTTCAGGTACAACGGAG ATACCATTTTCTGTTATTCTAAAAAATCCAGGAGACGGCAATTTAGAATCGTTTTATGAAACCTTTCACGGAGCTGATATCAGCATCCAG TATCTGGCAACTGTAGAAATACTCAGGGGATACCTGCATAAATCTTTGTCTGCCACTGTGGAGTTCATAATCGAGACTGAAAAAG CTAATCTCCCTGATCAAGCAATTTCTCCTGAAATGGTCTTGTTTTACATTACCCAGGACACACAAAGACATCCATTGCTTCCGGAACTAAAATCAG GTGGTTTCCGAGTTACTGGTAAAATATGCACTCAGTGTTCATTGTCAGATCCTATTAGTGGTGAGCTAACAGTTGAAGCATCTGCGGTTCCTATTCTCTCCATTGATATCCACTTGCTTCGTGTGGAATCAACTCTTCTCGGAGAAAGAATCATCACTGAAACCTCTCTAATTCAAACTACCCAG ATAGCAGATGGAGATGTCTGCCGTCAAATGACTCTTCCCATTTACGTCATAGTCCCCCGTCTTTTGACTTGTCCGACAATTTATGCTGG TCCATTTTCAATAGAATTCAAAGTGTCAATTGTCATTACCTTTGCATCGGAGCTATCAAAGTTGCATCCAAAATCAGATCCTAGAACTCCTAGACAGTGG CTGGCAATGGAAAGTGTACCTCTGGAATTGGTTCGGACGAAGTAA